A stretch of DNA from Anopheles nili chromosome 2, idAnoNiliSN_F5_01, whole genome shotgun sequence:
ATGTTACCGAGCTGACGGAGACACTGCGCGAGATGGGCTTCCGCGTGACGCTTTGGGTGCATCCGTTCATCAACAAAAACTGCGAACCCTGGTATACGGAGGCACTCAGCAAAGGgtaagtgtgtgtatgttggtcACATACGAGAGCCCGCAGCCGTTTGACTTTCAGCCATATCTCACAAACTTCTGATACACAGCTACTTGGTGAAATCGCACAACGAAACCATCGGCTACAACACAAAATGGTGGAACAGCGGCGAGAATGAGGCATCGTACATCAACTTTAACAACCCGGACGCGGTCGAGTGGTACCGAAGGCGGTTGCGTGAGCTGCAGGAGCTCGGTATCGACAACTTCAAGTTTGATGCAGGTGAAACGAGCTGGGCACCGGCGGATCCAGATATTGGTGGCCCAACCGCACTGTTACCATCGAGCCAAACCGTCAACTTCGTGCGGATGTGCGCGGCGTTTGGTAGCATGATCGAGATACGTACCGGTTGGGGTACGCAGGATCTGCCGGTGTTTGTCCGGATGCTCGATTTTGATACGCGGTGGGGCTGGAATAATGGGCTACAGTCGCTGATACCGACATTGCTGCAGATGAACTTGAACGGGTACCCGTTCGTCCTGCCGGATATGATCGGGGGCAACGTGTATGGCGATGACATACTGACGAAGGAGCTGTTCATACGTTGGCTCGAGGCTAGCGTCTTCATGCCAAGCATTCAGTTCTCTAAAACACCCTGGGACATTGACGAAGAGGTAAGACGAGAGCTACCATTCTAAATACCATTCTAATTGCCACTCCATCCACAGACCATCGGGTGGTCGAGGAAGTTCGCCCAACTCCACGAGACGTACGCAGACTACATCATCCAGCGGATGCGGTTGGCGGTGTCGCACGGTACACCGGTAAACCCTCCGATCTGGTGGCTGGATCCGACGGATCATACTGCCCAAACCATTCACGATGGTAAGTGTGTGAACGAACGCTGTCTTTCCTACATGGCTCAACTGTATAATATACTCCGTGTGCTGTTCATGCCACAGAATACCTGCTCGGGGAGGACATCTTGGTAGCGCCGGTGCTCACGGAGTTCGCGACATCCAGAGACATCTACTTGCCGAAGGGTACTTGGCGCGATGGTAACACAAACCGGGTGCACGAGGGTGGCCGATGGATTTACAACTACACGGCACCGATGGACACGTTGCCGTACTTCGTCTCTGCCACGTTTCAAATTAACTGAAGAAATGCcacgcaaccgaaacaacgCTACAGTTCCTTAATATTGCAATCCAAATGGGGGTCCCTTCGATAATTCGCCACTGCCGTGAAGGGCGCGCGataccgagagagagagagcaatggTCACGTGAAACGGGAGCTCTGATCgtgattttatttacttacTTTATTCGACAATCCCAAGTATAATAGTATTGTTTAACTAAGTAAGTGTTGTTTTACGTTTTGCATGACGATGAGCGCGTATTACTAGCGGTTACTACCTTCTTTCGACGCGCTTCACCAATCCCTGGCCAAGGATTTCGAAATCTCGCAATAATGCGTCTATGTTCAGTTGCAGCGTGCCGTTTTCACCCAGCAATCTTCCATTTACGTTTGTTGTCTGtaaagaatgaatgaaagaaagaaagagggTGAAGTGTTAAGACATTCGCAACCGGATCCGATGTCTGATTAGTGCTATACCGTAAAAGGTTTCTCTTCCAGTGCCTGCGGGCGCCATAGCACACCAATCTTGTCTCCACCGCACGGATCGTAGAAAAAGATGGCGAACTGGCCATAGGCTTCGCGTAGCTCATGCAAGTAAAACCGCACCACATCGAAACCGGCCGCCGGTTCCTTTTCGGGAGGATTCATGAACAGACTCGGTTGCTTCCGGACGCCAATCTCGCTTGAAGCGCGTACACCGATCGGTAGCACGATCGTGCTGTCCAGGTGGATTATAACGTTGTATCCTTCGAGACACGGTTGGAAGAAGTCCTGAAAAATGGCCAAGCGGCAAAAAAGGCATAGTGGGATTAGAAATTCCAGTCACAGCACATAGTATtgttggatttcttttttcgtaCCTGAACCCTGTTACGGAGCGTCGGTAGGTTCGATTCGATAATGCCAATCGCCGCTTGCGCCAACAGGGTGACCCGATTCAGTATCTCGACCGTGGGTGCCCTGCGCCCGAACAGTCCGTACTTTCCTGCGTCACATGGTGTGACGATCGTGAGCGGTGGGAACGACTGCCGGTGATCGTAGAACTGTTTCTCCAGCTGATCGATCGTGTCACTGGTCAGTTCGTCGTTAAAGTTCACTACGATCAGCTCCTTGCTCCAATCGGTGGAAGCGACGTACTGCAGCCAACGCAGGAACCCGGTCTGTGGTTGTACCGGAGGTTGCAGAGGTTGGTTCAGGTACAGTGCCGCTAGTAGCAGCTCTGTGCACTCGTCTGGCCACAGGTAAGGGTCGATTAACTGTGCGTACAGCCATCGTTTGGCGATGGACGCTACTGACCCGAAGGAGAAGTGTTGCTGGTGCAATCCGTGCAAGATACTGGTAAGTTTCGGTAGTATCGTTGCCTGCATCTCGAGCGCGACACTTTCATCCGTGTCCTGCTGCAACCGTGTTACTTTGTTCTCCGAGAGGTACTCGCGCAGGATACTAATTTCCCGCTGGTGAATGATGACGAAGCGGAAAAGGTATTTTTCTGCGTCAAAGGTTAAGAATGAAAACAATTAGCGCTGGAAGACGTTACTTTACCAACAGACATTGTCACTTACCATACAGCACATCAAGATAATCATTGTAAGCATGTGCTACCGGTTTGCTGGTTCCATTACGCACGTTTTCCATGCAACTGGCGATGCGAAGATAGAACGCAGCCTTTAAACGGCGGATTGCTTCCAGCTCTGTGGGCCATTTACCGCTGGTTGCCAGTTGAATCGTCGCGAGAATTGGTTTACCACTCAAAAACACCAGCTGCCCATTCACCAGCAGTCCACTGGCGGTCGGTCGCGGAGGATCAGGATCGGCATACCGGAAGACAGCATCCGTACCGAGAATGGCATTGATCGTCAACGGAAGCTGGTCAAGGTCGCGCATCATACGCCCAAGTGTATCGAATGTACGGATGACGGCAAGCGATCGTTCCTCGATCGTCTCGTGCATTGCATCTAGCTCCTGCACAGGCCATGGTTTTATTGCTGCCTCGAACTGGGCCGCCAAATAGCTGACCTTTTTCGCTTTAATATCTAAATGCGCGTTCAGCAGAAACAACACGATCGAGCGCACGATCAGTCGCTTCTGTCCGAttgggttttccatttcacccCACACGCATGACTCGGTGATCGAACCATCTTTAAAGCGACGCAGCTCTGCCTTGCCATGCCAGAAAGCCCGGAACGCCTCACTAGCTGCTGCGTCGATCGCTTCCGGGCCCTTGTCGACTAAATTAAACGCGTCCGTTCTGTTAAGAGAAATGCCGAGGGCAAATCGGGGTTCAGCGGTCAGAGTGCACTCGTCAGGTTGAGCCGTAGCCAAAGGAACGAGGTAAGAAGCGCGTGTGCCTAGTCCCTTGCGCAACAACCGTTCGACCATGCGGGTAAAGAGGGCTTGCCGATCACCACAATAATTCAAACGGTCGGCGTCCTCCGCAAAGGAATCGATCGTGGCATGGATGAGTCGAGCATCGTTAATGATGACGATGTGATCATACTGACTGAACGCCGAATAGCTAGCCAGGAAGAGTGCGAGGAAAGAATTGATCTTGCGATTGTCCAACAACCGGATCGCTAGAGCGCTTTCTTGGCGTACACGCCGGTACAGATCCACCGGTAGATTGGCCGTGATGTTCAACGTCCCAAGTGGATCCAGAAAGACCACCTCGTAATAGCGGAAAAACGATAGGAGCGTATCCTTGCTGCTTTCGTCGAACGATATGCCCTCCGTATCCCAACTGCTACCGGCTAGCTGGTTCCAGAAGAGTCGAATAACCTGATAGCTGCTCATGTTAGGATAGATTCGCTTGCTCTGCAGCAGATAGGCGATGTAGAACGTGATCAGGCCACCGTCAAATCCATACCGGCCACGATCGAAATGACGCTGACGTGCCCACACTTTCAGCAGAATGATTGCTTCACGGATACTGTCCGACTGGATGATACCTTCAAGCAGTTCTGCGTTTTTCGCCAAACGCACATCGTACAGTATAGAGCTGTTGTAGTGGGgcgttggaaaattttcataaTCCTCTTCTGTGCAATCCGTCTGAGCCCGTCCGATTAGGGCTGGCCGTACGTTATTCCGATGCGGAAGGAACCGCTTCTTAGGAAACTTGCTTCCATCGATAATGGCATGCAGCTGAAAGTGCACCTTTTTCCTAAATCGTGCATCAGCTGGCTGCATTACAAGGACCGGTTTCAGCTGATCGCCCTTCAGTGCCTCGAAACGAATGCCCGACACTAGGTTTTCTCCACCCGACTGCAAAAGACGTTGTGCAATCGTGCAGAGATAATGCGCCCGCTTGCAATGATAGCGCAGATTCAGATAGTCTTCTTTGTGGAAGCATTTCTCTGGGATAACCAACAAAAGATCCACAATCAGTGGTTTGCCAAACGAGGTGCGAAGCATTCCATCACTGCCGCCGATCGTACGCACATGGCGCTGCTGAACGAATCGAAATCGCTCGTTGCCTATCAATTCCTGCACGTTTTCCAGTTTGTCTAGGCTTAATGGAAATTCCACACCATCGTAGTTCAGGTCCAACAGCCATCGATCGCTAGTACCATCCTCAACGGTTTGCAGCACCTCTTTGAACTCTTCGATCCATACTTGCACGAAACGACCCAGCTTGGTTGGCACGCGCACCTCTTTTAGCATTTCCTCTGTTTGCATGCGAAAGAGATTCGAGTGATAGTAATTTTCAGTTTCCTTTAAACGGTTTAGCTCTTCCACAGTTGGCGGTTTGTACAGCTCCTTGACGGCTTTCACACGCTTCCGGTGTGcctcatcgtcatcgtggGCGACCATTTTGCGCTTTGCTGCTTtggacatttttttcaatggtTTTGTGGCGTGTACGAAGGCACCACTTTCGAGGCCACTATCCTGGCTATCGTTGGCAATAGAATCGtcttcatcgtcctcgtcggtgCCATTCTCTACCATGGAATCGTAAGAATCGTATTCCGTTTCAACGGGCatcggttttttcttttttttgttcactaaTGCCATCTTTTCGGTGGCTTTCTTCTTTATACGATTCATGATTATGATCACTTAATCACCTCGGAGTAAATTCGTTCCCCGAATGCACTTACTTTACACACAAAATGCAATTACTTTATTTAACAACTGTTTTATCACGCTGAGTGCCGGAACTATTTGCTACGCGcacattgtttttattttgacatCACTTTAAACCGAATCACGAGGAGCATGACAGCTCCATACACCACCGCATTGGTGCAAAATATTTATAGTGCTTTAACGTTTTCATAGGGCTGAAAGTGACAGGAATTTGTTTATATTATTGTGTTATTTAGACCACGATAGACGAATCGGGATGTTTATTTTGCCTGTTGTTTAAAGTATAATAGCACTAAGGTACTTGAATTACCAGTGTCATAATGCAAACTTGTGTATCATGTAATACTAAAAACAATGGCATGATTGCCATCTATCACCATCCCAATGAGCTCGATGAAATGTTCCAATCCGTGACGGGTATTCAGGTGAGCTTGGCAAATGTTTTCGAGACAAGACCTTTTGAATGCGAACATTAAATGAATTGATTTGCATTACAGGTTAGGCCTAAAGATCATCTTTGCGTTCCATGTTATGATGAGATGAAATCTGCGCACCGTTTCAAGCAGAGATGCAT
This window harbors:
- the LOC128731626 gene encoding myogenesis-regulating glycosidase-like — encoded protein: MAIRVTKKCCLFSTLGVLVLAAALTVTLVLVLRDDEEISETYRFAASSVELRLEEQPDHRYVLSIYRGNDRLQRVTFDHDFTDDSDIETFPKGMRLHGNGQNIEFRVLDDSAGFSYLSVTRTLRKGQISSDMLHLHDTFGPDDAPLHWYGGPELMEQYYPIERLRFDDYPYITKELHSAAIIERYWLSTAGVFFYVDKEVPLFLDQDDEVLRLTAKKELPYYTYDDEFVFSYRIGVAADAREAHRRAVERVLNQPVDIPDERMVRQPIWSTWVRYRRPISQQTVLEFAREINANGFKNAQLDIDDLWEVCYGSLTFNTVTFPNVTELTETLREMGFRVTLWVHPFINKNCEPWYTEALSKGYLVKSHNETIGYNTKWWNSGENEASYINFNNPDAVEWYRRRLRELQELGIDNFKFDAGETSWAPADPDIGGPTALLPSSQTVNFVRMCAAFGSMIEIRTGWGTQDLPVFVRMLDFDTRWGWNNGLQSLIPTLLQMNLNGYPFVLPDMIGGNVYGDDILTKELFIRWLEASVFMPSIQFSKTPWDIDEETIGWSRKFAQLHETYADYIIQRMRLAVSHGTPVNPPIWWLDPTDHTAQTIHDEYLLGEDILVAPVLTEFATSRDIYLPKGTWRDGNTNRVHEGGRWIYNYTAPMDTLPYFVSATFQIN
- the LOC128720619 gene encoding nucleolar protein 6, whose product is MNRIKKKATEKMALVNKKKKKPMPVETEYDSYDSMVENGTDEDDEDDSIANDSQDSGLESGAFVHATKPLKKMSKAAKRKMVAHDDDEAHRKRVKAVKELYKPPTVEELNRLKETENYYHSNLFRMQTEEMLKEVRVPTKLGRFVQVWIEEFKEVLQTVEDGTSDRWLLDLNYDGVEFPLSLDKLENVQELIGNERFRFVQQRHVRTIGGSDGMLRTSFGKPLIVDLLLVIPEKCFHKEDYLNLRYHCKRAHYLCTIAQRLLQSGGENLVSGIRFEALKGDQLKPVLVMQPADARFRKKVHFQLHAIIDGSKFPKKRFLPHRNNVRPALIGRAQTDCTEEDYENFPTPHYNSSILYDVRLAKNAELLEGIIQSDSIREAIILLKVWARQRHFDRGRYGFDGGLITFYIAYLLQSKRIYPNMSSYQVIRLFWNQLAGSSWDTEGISFDESSKDTLLSFFRYYEVVFLDPLGTLNITANLPVDLYRRVRQESALAIRLLDNRKINSFLALFLASYSAFSQYDHIVIINDARLIHATIDSFAEDADRLNYCGDRQALFTRMVERLLRKGLGTRASYLVPLATAQPDECTLTAEPRFALGISLNRTDAFNLVDKGPEAIDAAASEAFRAFWHGKAELRRFKDGSITESCVWGEMENPIGQKRLIVRSIVLFLLNAHLDIKAKKVSYLAAQFEAAIKPWPVQELDAMHETIEERSLAVIRTFDTLGRMMRDLDQLPLTINAILGTDAVFRYADPDPPRPTASGLLVNGQLVFLSGKPILATIQLATSGKWPTELEAIRRLKAAFYLRIASCMENVRNGTSKPVAHAYNDYLDVLYEKYLFRFVIIHQREISILREYLSENKVTRLQQDTDESVALEMQATILPKLTSILHGLHQQHFSFGSVASIAKRWLYAQLIDPYLWPDECTELLLAALYLNQPLQPPVQPQTGFLRWLQYVASTDWSKELIVVNFNDELTSDTIDQLEKQFYDHRQSFPPLTIVTPCDAGKYGLFGRRAPTVEILNRVTLLAQAAIGIIESNLPTLRNRVQDFFQPCLEGYNVIIHLDSTIVLPIGVRASSEIGVRKQPSLFMNPPEKEPAAGFDVVRFYLHELREAYGQFAIFFYDPCGGDKIGVLWRPQALEEKPFTTTNVNGRLLGENGTLQLNIDALLRDFEILGQGLVKRVERR